The DNA segment CTTCGAGGTGTTGCACGGTAAGTTTATCTTTGAATCCCCATTGTCGAAAAGACAAGAACTCAATCAACCTTTGCGCAGGTGAGAAGGGAGTATCGCTAGATTGGGAGTCTCGATTGAGAATAGCGATTGGTGCAGCAAGAGGAATGGCTATTATACATGGCGCAGATGAGAGGAAGCTTGTCCATGGGAACATCAAATCTTCCAACATCTTCATAGACTCGCAAGGCAACGGTTGCATCTGCGATCTCGGCTTGACAGCCATCACGAGATCTCTCCCTCAGACTAGTATTTGTTCTTCGGGTTATCGCGCTCCGGAAGTAAAGTGCACAGAGTTTTCTGATGTATACAGCTTTGGGGTAGTGTTACTGGAGCTTCTAACAGGGAAATGTCCGAGTGCGCGATCAGGAGATCTGGAAAACATGGACTTGGCAAGCTGGATAAGGTCAGTGGTGTCGAAAGAGTGGACGGGAGAAGTGTTTGACATAGAGCTAATGAAGCAAATAGGTATAGAGGAAGAGATGGTTGAGATGTTGCAAATAGGTTTGGCTTGTGTTGCCTTGAACCCACAAGATCGACCTCATGCAGCAGAGGTTGTAAAGATGCTACAAGACATTCATTCCAACACTTGATCCAGAGTGATAGATAGCTTAAAAATGTCAATTCTCAAAGCATTATTTGATCATTACTACTGATTCAATTTGTATAAGAAAAGGCAAACAAAGATGAATTGATTCCATACAACCACAGATTCTGAAAACATAAAAGAAGATTCAGCGAATCCAAACCGGGGGAGACGGGATCGATCTCGTTCCGGAATTGGAGGATCAGACAGGGGTAAGGAGCTGGAAGAGATGGGGCTTTGGATCGGAGTTCATGCCGACGATGATGATGAGAGGGATGAATCCGTAGTGAGTGGCGACTTTGGCCTTCTTGAGAGACCAGTTGGTCCATTCCTTGAGGAGCTGCGACTTGGATTTGTCATTGGAAGAGGAAGCTCCCTGTGATCCTTTCCCTTTTCCTCTGGGCTTCAACGAAAGTGTAGAATCCATTGTTTCCGATCTCACAGATTCCCTTCTTCTCTCTGTGTGTAATTGcagacactttttttttttttatcgaagCCAAAACTCTTAAGCACTTCTTAAgttagggcctgactggttcaaacgtagcggttgcggttgcggttgcgggagtttgtggatgcgggtggttgcggtttctagcggttttaagagatttatacgactggtactgcggttaaaaattggtgcgtttgcgggtgacttatgactggttaactaccaaatgcgataacagtcaaataataaattaacaatatttacatttaatataattataaaaatatcaaaaatcataaaattataataaatataaaatatatatttaaaaagttataattttaatttttgaaaatttattgaaattgtttttattataaaattttataatattaattaaaatttaatagatatattttaatattttaataattttaattttaaattttttattaaatatttttagttttgtatatatattgttttaaaaaaaaaaaaaaatttaccctcccgcaaccgcccgcaaccgcaaacgctagctggagccagcttttgaatttatgagattcggagcggtttgaaacggtttagagcgatttgagtgattgttgcaaaccgccgacaaccgctaccaaccgcaaaagctgcgtttgcgggtggtagcgggaaaaccaatcGCCCCCTTAATCGTTGAGACTCTGAGTCGTCCAGAGGGTTCTCGCCGCCCTTTCCTATCTACAAACCTTtccgttgtttttttttgtttggtcttttatattttcaaccgAACTAATAATAtagtttctttatattttttttgtttggtctctTAAGTTGGTTTGAAGCTAGGTTCAGAAGAGTCGGCGTTTATCTAACGGTATGGCAACTGATCAAGCTTGGATCTGACTTGAGTTTTCTCTGATATAACTATGGTGAACAAGTCCTTTCTGTTTCAAAAGGATACGGCTTTGGTGGAAGGCTTTCATGGAGTAAAAGAAAAAGCAAACCCAAGCTAGCGGCGTTTCGAGGGTAGAAGCAAACCGTCGATGATCAGCACCTATCGACGGTGAACCAAGATTCAAGTCAACACCAAAAGCCATGTTGACACGTCGCACAGATTAGAAATGGCTGGCACGTGTAATCCTAAGCTGTATTTTTTGTTATACATGTACTTGGGTCTTTTATTGTACTCTGTTTCAGCCCATAAGGCTTATAAAAACTAGTTGACAAAAACAAAGTGTTTTAGATAAATTTTCTAGAATGACCTTAAAAGATTTTTATCACAACTATAGCtttaaagatcaaaatgacagaactttttttattaaatagataaatagaCATTTATACCAGTAGatttaactaatctaaacttatattttatatttgaaaggtAGAATTTTAGTAAAGGTGTAATTTTAGTAGGGGTGTCCTGCCAGCCCGACACAAACCTAAAAAAAACCCATTATTATTAAGTTCGATTTTAAACTTGTATTTCAAATTATGGTTCGGCCTTTAAAAGGGTCATAGTGTTTTCTAGGCTTTTCGagctttttaaaaagataaattaaaatcgaatacattaagtttaaaaataatattaatttaattccaAATTTAGATTATCATCTCGAAAAACCATAAATTCCGTATCAGTTTATGGATagaactaaaataaatatcttaccaaataaatcaaataaaaagtaatagtgaataaaaataaaacaaaatcctTTCAAATCTAAGCAGTAGAAATTGTAAGATCAAGATCAGTATGTTCTTCGGTAACTTCCacattctcatcatcatcaaaagctacaataataaaaaatatatttaattttgacatatataaaaatatttggaacgCAAAACATAAATCTTTCTAATTAAGTATGTGTATAAATCAGTGCTCCAACATGCTTAGTAGAAGACACattctatatatattaaagacATGAGCACTAATGCTAAAACTAAACTTTGATGCCACTATAGTTGTCGTAATTCTATATTTGTTAAAGACATTAAcactaattttatatttgtttaagaCATGAGTACATTTGCTAAATAATTAGTATAGAGGAAAAGAAGTAATACACAACTGGAGTTTTTAAGTATCCTACTTTAGAGGAAGCTTTGATAAGACTTAAAACACATCATGTTGGTGCCTACTAGCAATGTTCACTGGTTGTTACGATAAAGGAATCTACCGTGGTCCTATGAAGAAGGCTTCTGAATTTATAGGAGATCATGAAGTAGTTATGATTTCCTGCGAAAAGAGAAAGTGAGATGTAAGACTAGCTATGAGAAAAAGTATGCTTGTAAAAGATACATTTATGTGTCTTTTGAAGTGATGATGATATTAGCTGGAGGTAGTAGAAAATGAGGTGAGTTGTGTGATATGTGTCACATTAAGATGGATATTCAATTTAGAAGTTCAACTGAATTTGAGAATTACTTTGGATTCTAGTATTATCCAATTCACTATTTTTCTAATTCTATTAAAGATTTGTGTTATTCAATTTGTAGTGGATttcatgataattatatttgaaaataatttaatggaaaatttagttataaaatGTAAAGAACTAATTATTAAGGTTTAAGTACTGATTTGAAAAAAGTTATTTACAACATTTGTTTATTAGATATGTACGTCAAACTTATTGATATGATAGATTTAGAATGTAATATTTGTTATCAATTTATATATCGTTATGAT comes from the Brassica napus cultivar Da-Ae chromosome A7, Da-Ae, whole genome shotgun sequence genome and includes:
- the LOC106365353 gene encoding probably inactive receptor-like protein kinase At5g41680, translating into MMAWCLRKKRYVKAKLSWKSKKKDLSPSGNWQPEDDSDEGKIVFFGGSNYTFDLDDLLGASAEILGRGAFGSTYKVTVDDDTATVVVKRLERVVVGRREFEQTMEIVGSIKHENVAELKAYYYSKNDKLAVYSYYSKGNLFEVLHGEKGVSLDWESRLRIAIGAARGMAIIHGADERKLVHGNIKSSNIFIDSQGNGCICDLGLTAITRSLPQTSICSSGYRAPEVKCTEFSDVYSFGVVLLELLTGKCPSARSGDLENMDLASWIRSVVSKEWTGEVFDIELMKQIGIEEEMVEMLQIGLACVALNPQDRPHAAEVVKMLQDIHSNT
- the LOC111200778 gene encoding mitochondrial import receptor subunit TOM7-1-like, whose product is MDSTLSLKPRGKGKGSQGASSSNDKSKSQLLKEWTNWSLKKAKVATHYGFIPLIIIVGMNSDPKPHLFQLLTPV